GAGCAGGAACAGGCCCTCGCCGGAGAAGAACATCTTGCCGCCGCCGAACTTGGTGTCGATGTCGATCTCACCGGAATCGAAGATGTAGGCGCCGGACTGGGCCATGATCGCGTTACCGGCCATCTGGAGCTGGATGATGTCGCCGGGATAGGGCGGCGCCAGGGTGACCTCGCCGCCGTTGGGACCAGCGCTGAAAGTGTTCTGGAAGAAGCTCTCGCCGCCGACCATCGAGCGCAGCAGCGACTTGCCGATACCGCCGCGACCCTTGGTCTTCATCTCCATGTCGGCGGACATGCTGACCATGGCTCCGGCTTCGGCGGTGACCTGCTCGCCCGGGCCCATCATGACCTTGGCCAGGGTGAAGTTGGGACGATAGAGGAGTTCGTAGTCCATGCCGGTCTCCCTTTGAGTTGTCGGTTGGTGTTCGACTAGCTTGCTGATGCTGACGACGGAAATCATGCTTGAAAGCCTACTGTCATTATAACCGGGGCCGGGGCAAGTTCCAAGACCGTTGTGCTACGAATATGATTGGCCGGTCATAACTGCTATGGGGTGTGCGGACACGATCGACGCCGGACCCCGGTAAAACAGCCGCCGGCGAGCACGGCGACGACGCCGACCCATGTCGCCGGAACTGGCACGGTTTTTGCGGAGGACGACCGTTATCATCGTGCGTAACGGTCGCCGAGATGCAAAAACCGTGCCAGTTCCGGCGGTTACCTGGGTGCTCGGTCTTTTACCGACAGCCCTGGGCGGCTGTTTTACCGGGGTCGAAAGCCAGTCCTTACCGCCAGGGGTGAAAGACAGGGCAGCTTCCCCAGACAGTCCTTCAAAGGCAGCCATACGATCAAGCTAATGGCGGTGTGTCGAACTCCCAAACAACCCTTGAGCATCGAGGAGCATCGAGCAAGGTTTGTTTACGGCGCGGGGCGGTTAATACCGGCCCCGCGCGGGAAACAAGGATAGGGTTGGCTAACGGCTCTGGGCTTGGGCCATCAGTTGGTAGAGCCAGGCGGGGTTGCGCGTCTGCAGCCAGACCCGGCCCGGGCCGGAGAAGCGACAAACGAAGCCCTCGCCGGAGAAGAACAGGGACTTGAGGCCCTTGGAGGGCTTGGAGACCTTGAAGTCGCAGGACTCGTCGAAGGCCACGATGTGGCCGGTGTCGACGA
This Candidatus Coatesbacteria bacterium DNA region includes the following protein-coding sequences:
- a CDS encoding TIGR00266 family protein, which produces MDYELLYRPNFTLAKVMMGPGEQVTAEAGAMVSMSADMEMKTKGRGGIGKSLLRSMVGGESFFQNTFSAGPNGGEVTLAPPYPGDIIQLQMAGNAIMAQSGAYIFDSGEIDIDTKFGGGKMFFSGEGLFLLKIAGHGDVFLSAYGAVHMIELGEGEEYVVDTGHIVAFDESCNFKITKVSRGLKSLFFSGEGFVCRFSGPGRVWIQTRNPMMFLMAGRQ
- a CDS encoding PEP-CTERM sorting domain-containing protein (PEP-CTERM proteins occur, often in large numbers, in the proteomes of bacteria that also encode an exosortase, a predicted intramembrane cysteine proteinase. The presence of a PEP-CTERM domain at a protein's C-terminus predicts cleavage within the sorting domain, followed by covalent anchoring to some some component of the (usually Gram-negative) cell surface. Many PEP-CTERM proteins exhibit an unusual sequence composition that includes large numbers of potential glycosylation sites. Expression of one such protein has been shown restore the ability of a bacterium to form floc, a type of biofilm.), yielding MPVPATWVGVVAVLAGGCFTGVRRRSCPHTP